From Bacteroidota bacterium, the proteins below share one genomic window:
- a CDS encoding formate--tetrahydrofolate ligase → MKPIQDIARAAGIPTDRLIQYGNFKAKLDHAALDPSQPTGKLVLVTSITPTRAGNGKTTTSIGLADGLRSIGKRAVLALREPSLGPVFGMKGGATGGGKSSVVPSEDINLHFNGDFHAISAANNTLSALLDNYNYNKQGTGQQLSEITWKRVLDVNDRSLRHVITGLRGSANGIPGETGFDITPASELMAILCLSTSLDDLKNRIEHILLGYREDGTPFTVHELGVAGAITAILKDALSPNLVQTLEGTPAFVHGGPFANIAHGCNSLLATRAALQFGEFAVTEAGFGSDLGAEKFVDIKCRVGGLTPAVAVVVVTAQSLKLHGGVAQVDIKKPNRTALLAGMKNMDHHLDILRGMGIPVVVALNRFDSDSSEEMQDMLEACASRNVPAAVNEAFARGSAGSADLARVVVEVTEKSSAQLKPVYDLEDSIPKKLEKVAMQVYGAKGIKMSKKAERALKRIGQLQMDKYPVCIAKTQYSFSDRPEDAKAEGGFYINVDELIINSGAGFIVAVCGEIMRMPGLPENPNALGIDVKDGVIVGLV, encoded by the coding sequence ATGAAACCTATTCAGGATATCGCCCGCGCCGCAGGCATTCCGACTGATCGACTCATCCAGTACGGAAACTTCAAAGCAAAGCTCGATCATGCCGCGTTGGATCCGTCCCAGCCGACGGGAAAGTTGGTATTGGTGACTTCCATCACACCCACACGGGCCGGCAATGGTAAAACTACTACGAGCATTGGCCTGGCGGACGGACTTCGCTCCATCGGTAAGCGAGCCGTGCTGGCCTTACGCGAGCCTTCCCTGGGCCCGGTGTTCGGGATGAAAGGTGGAGCGACTGGTGGCGGGAAATCGAGTGTGGTGCCTTCGGAGGATATCAACCTGCACTTCAACGGCGACTTTCACGCGATCAGCGCAGCGAACAATACCTTGTCGGCCTTGTTGGACAATTACAATTACAACAAGCAGGGAACCGGTCAACAACTCAGTGAGATCACCTGGAAGCGCGTGCTGGATGTCAACGACCGCAGCCTGCGCCATGTGATCACCGGTTTACGGGGAAGCGCCAACGGTATCCCGGGTGAGACCGGTTTCGATATTACTCCGGCTTCGGAATTGATGGCGATCCTTTGCTTGTCGACAAGTTTGGATGACTTGAAGAATCGTATCGAGCACATCCTGCTTGGCTATCGCGAAGACGGAACCCCCTTTACTGTGCACGAACTGGGAGTTGCCGGCGCCATTACGGCGATCCTCAAGGACGCCCTCAGTCCGAACCTCGTGCAAACGCTCGAAGGTACACCTGCCTTCGTACACGGCGGACCCTTTGCCAACATCGCGCACGGCTGCAATTCCTTGTTGGCCACGCGGGCCGCGTTGCAATTCGGCGAGTTCGCGGTAACGGAAGCCGGATTCGGTTCCGATCTCGGCGCGGAGAAATTCGTTGATATCAAATGCCGCGTGGGAGGACTGACTCCTGCTGTTGCAGTGGTCGTGGTGACGGCCCAGTCGCTCAAGTTACACGGAGGAGTCGCGCAGGTCGACATCAAGAAGCCGAACCGTACCGCGCTCCTGGCCGGCATGAAGAACATGGATCATCACCTCGATATCTTACGGGGCATGGGCATTCCGGTCGTGGTCGCGCTGAACCGATTCGATTCCGACAGCAGCGAAGAGATGCAGGATATGCTCGAAGCCTGCGCATCACGCAACGTTCCGGCGGCCGTGAATGAAGCCTTCGCACGCGGAAGTGCCGGCTCCGCCGATCTTGCCCGGGTGGTGGTGGAAGTAACCGAGAAATCATCGGCTCAATTGAAGCCGGTCTATGATCTCGAAGACAGCATTCCGAAAAAGCTCGAGAAGGTCGCCATGCAGGTTTATGGTGCAAAGGGAATCAAGATGTCCAAGAAGGCTGAGCGCGCCTTGAAGCGGATCGGACAGCTTCAGATGGATAAGTATCCCGTCTGTATCGCGAAGACACAATATTCGTTCAGCGATCGCCCCGAAGACGCTAAAGCCGAGGGTGGATTTTACATCAACGTGGACGAGTTAATCATCAACAGCGGGGCCGGGTTTATCGTGGCCGTTTGCGGAGAGATCATGCGCATGCCCGGTCTGCCGGAGAACCCCAATGCGTTGGGTATCGACGTGAAAGACGGTGTGATCGTCGGCCTGGTCTGA
- a CDS encoding 1-acyl-sn-glycerol-3-phosphate acyltransferase — protein sequence MGRIFRNLFGIYALIVFTLSVLVVLPGYFLVFLLASKERAPRLAHRLISRSWASVLFLLFGIRVKVRNSQVLDPEKTYVFVANHRSLLDIPSYAIACHNTFRFLSKEELTKIPGMGWIIRKLYITVDRKDKAARLRSMDRMVQSLRDGVSVFLCPEGTRNKTNRPLLDFHDGAFRVAIEAQVPLAVMTIIHSDTLLSPLHPIALMPGRIECIWEHPIETSGMTGQDVPRLRETVKKLMLKQLEEVARLRQK from the coding sequence ATGGGCCGGATCTTTCGCAACCTTTTTGGCATTTACGCGCTGATCGTTTTTACGCTTTCAGTACTTGTTGTACTTCCCGGCTATTTCCTGGTATTTCTATTGGCCAGCAAGGAACGAGCGCCTCGATTGGCCCACAGGCTCATCTCCCGCTCCTGGGCGTCTGTGCTCTTCCTCCTCTTTGGCATTCGGGTCAAAGTAAGAAACAGCCAGGTACTTGATCCCGAAAAAACTTACGTCTTCGTAGCCAATCATCGCTCCTTGTTGGATATACCTTCGTATGCAATCGCCTGCCACAACACGTTCCGCTTTTTATCGAAGGAAGAATTGACCAAAATCCCCGGCATGGGGTGGATTATCCGAAAGCTCTACATCACCGTGGACCGCAAGGACAAGGCTGCCCGATTACGCAGCATGGACCGGATGGTTCAATCCCTGCGAGACGGAGTCTCCGTATTTCTTTGTCCGGAAGGGACCCGAAATAAAACCAACCGACCCCTGCTCGATTTTCATGACGGAGCATTTCGCGTAGCCATTGAAGCCCAGGTGCCCTTGGCAGTCATGACGATCATCCATTCCGACACGCTGCTTTCTCCACTCCACCCGATTGCACTGATGCCTGGCAGGATCGAATGTATCTGGGAGCACCCGATCGAGACCAGTGGGATGACTGGACAAGACGTCCCCCGGTTGCGGGAAACTGTTAAAAAACTTATGCTAAAACAACTGGAAGAAGTTGCTCGCCTACGGCAGAAATGA
- a CDS encoding menaquinone biosynthesis decarboxylase has translation MYRDTQHWIETLEKANELVRIKTPVSPSLEITEITDRVSKVYGPALLFENTGTDFPLLINSMGTEDRMAKALGVDRLDDIGHDMEVLFKQLLSPKESLLDKLKLLPKLGSIASWMPKVIGGRGACQEVVMQDPDLTKLPILKCWPEDGGPFITLPVIHTKDPVTGIRNVGMYRMQVFGPKLTGMHWHRHKVSARHMQEYKKRGEKMPVAVALGGDPAYTYCATAPLPDGVDEYMLAGFLRKKKVELVQCLTQDIQVPADADIIIEGYVDPNEDYILEGPFGDHTGYYSLPDYYPKFHVTAITHRKHAVYPATIVGIPPQEDAWIGKATERIFLVPIKMTMVPEIVDMVLPVEGVFHNLVVVKIRKEYPGQASKVMHSLWGAGQMMFTKRMVIVDGDVNIHDPVELARYVSANFDPLHDTYFTAGPVDVLDHSCSVMAFGGKMGLDATSKSPEELSMRKTVTGTNDTTPIDLPALKVKYPEIRDLNISLLEKGISLAFLSIEKNKPGHVKELTRALFALPEFRRIKGLIVLEHSVDVQDIADSVWRFSNNVDPKRDCLTIESTDDGAFNHLVLDGTRKTLAHDGFQRDWPNILTSDEATIALVDQKWQEYGLGTFLPSPSNKYRKQLYAGGAVAE, from the coding sequence ATGTACCGCGACACTCAGCACTGGATCGAGACCCTTGAAAAGGCGAACGAGCTCGTCCGCATCAAGACCCCGGTCAGCCCTTCGCTGGAAATCACCGAGATCACTGACCGCGTTTCGAAGGTGTACGGCCCTGCCCTGCTTTTCGAGAACACCGGTACAGACTTTCCTCTCCTGATCAATTCCATGGGCACCGAGGACCGGATGGCCAAAGCGCTCGGCGTTGACCGGCTGGACGACATCGGGCACGACATGGAAGTACTCTTCAAGCAACTGCTCTCGCCCAAAGAGTCGTTGCTCGACAAATTGAAGTTGCTTCCAAAACTCGGTTCCATTGCATCCTGGATGCCTAAAGTTATTGGCGGCAGAGGCGCCTGTCAGGAAGTGGTGATGCAAGATCCCGACCTGACCAAACTTCCGATCCTCAAATGCTGGCCGGAAGACGGTGGTCCGTTCATCACCCTGCCGGTGATCCACACGAAGGATCCGGTAACGGGCATTCGCAATGTCGGCATGTACCGGATGCAGGTATTCGGACCCAAACTGACCGGTATGCATTGGCACCGGCATAAGGTCAGCGCCCGCCATATGCAGGAATACAAGAAACGCGGCGAAAAGATGCCGGTGGCCGTAGCCCTGGGTGGCGACCCGGCTTATACCTACTGTGCGACCGCGCCGCTGCCGGATGGGGTCGATGAATACATGCTTGCCGGTTTTTTGCGAAAGAAAAAAGTTGAGTTGGTACAATGCCTCACCCAGGACATACAAGTTCCCGCCGACGCCGATATCATCATTGAAGGTTATGTGGATCCGAACGAGGACTACATTCTGGAAGGACCTTTCGGAGACCATACCGGCTATTATTCGCTGCCGGATTACTACCCGAAGTTCCATGTGACCGCCATTACCCATCGCAAGCATGCCGTCTATCCCGCCACCATTGTCGGTATCCCCCCGCAGGAAGACGCCTGGATCGGGAAAGCGACCGAACGGATCTTCCTGGTTCCGATCAAGATGACCATGGTTCCCGAGATCGTGGATATGGTGCTGCCGGTAGAGGGTGTATTCCATAATCTCGTCGTGGTGAAGATCCGGAAAGAGTATCCGGGTCAGGCCTCCAAAGTGATGCATTCGCTATGGGGCGCGGGACAAATGATGTTCACAAAGAGGATGGTGATCGTCGACGGGGATGTGAACATCCATGATCCGGTCGAGCTGGCCCGTTACGTATCCGCGAATTTCGACCCGCTGCACGACACCTACTTCACCGCCGGTCCGGTTGACGTGCTCGACCATAGTTGTTCTGTCATGGCCTTCGGAGGCAAAATGGGACTCGACGCGACCAGTAAGAGCCCGGAAGAGCTTAGCATGCGCAAGACCGTTACCGGAACAAATGACACCACACCGATTGATCTTCCAGCTCTCAAGGTAAAGTACCCGGAGATCCGCGATCTTAATATCAGCTTATTGGAAAAGGGGATTTCCCTTGCGTTTCTGAGTATCGAAAAAAACAAGCCCGGTCATGTGAAGGAACTGACGCGTGCGCTCTTCGCCTTACCGGAGTTTCGTCGGATCAAAGGCCTGATCGTTTTGGAACACTCCGTCGATGTGCAGGACATCGCCGACAGCGTCTGGCGCTTTTCCAATAATGTCGATCCGAAACGGGATTGCCTGACCATCGAATCAACAGACGACGGCGCGTTCAACCACCTGGTACTCGACGGTACACGCAAGACACTTGCACATGACGGTTTCCAGCGCGACTGGCCGAACATCCTGACTTCCGATGAAGCTACGATCGCGTTGGTTGACCAGAAATGGCAAGAATACGGGCTGGGTACATTCCTGCCCTCGCCTTCCAACAAATACCGGAAGCAGTTGTATGCCGGAGGAGCCGTTGCCGAATAA
- a CDS encoding T9SS type A sorting domain-containing protein: protein MRTLTTSFLLFFLCTSALAQFSPEHDPHRGMYVDRFWKQKWNSNTEVDPTFSILTVDEDHDGIFEKEDALLRYAAENHITYLALYDIYRILGRSYTAWNGSTRRMENLEDHLCRFIKKAKEQYGITQIGLIGGSDVFFDSLDTYMDRFPPTAPLRLPGSLKNRPGLPAILKKLEEPLVEGDPTTPLAEHLKLMLRVQQFNESNPCGVDLDVVNMEYEFWGNCATELPIFTEYIQAMDAFRDQYDSLHTEHPLITEAYVAFLTYCNFPNVVAIMDGCSNCSPCPTCNNPHEPLIDRVLYSQQIMQPNYFLLADQSHFEAPTSQDSTDFHPLLYAESIQTGGGADYLGAWFPQSPSFTIFTAESRYYSAWRNYTTTPFGQPRQNDVQRGGAMWFASSHMMDWLDHPVILQNLGPFCTQSDTQQVEMKYFGPTEPGIGYRFHIFRDSDSTIVYPTNGNPLAGITQPYEPSVGGSREIMAVDFSDTFLFPRIRLAHGTYTSVLELDYDSASNAGYTARYPVVVSDQPQIVLMNEPEFCAGGYCYLVTNSGGSQYTWTRDNIVVKSGTEWWVKATEDGYYKCVISGAPGSCSGTTDSVRIQVMPMPVVVVNALCNGDGTVTLKTDMRPANPNSTTTSGPGGVTYKWNTGATTDQITITPTSSNTYRVLVTDPYSGCSTYRDCYVAAPPSNSFTPNIVVNSVPTSACSSNGSLTATLSPGSYLGQTAYLWNTGQTTQTITNLPPGTYIVSMSYWKSACTYYDTVQLGTPTTGGPSISEVIIPSGCSNTASGSVQLMLTGGQPPFSFFWFGIPADGIHHPANQDQSNLFPGIYTIRVRDVNGCEFWHEVTVPSGNSIIRVQPVSILPSSNCFNSPNGSATVSASGGTGPYQFDWNDPLGQQGATADSLVAGSYWVTVTDANGCTSSTFIDIPATSLPINLTELASESLPATCQPGNDGVAALVVQGGVVPYTVNSPWTLDTLGTARLTGTPGNYPILVTDANGCQFTDTITIHTTEPPSFSLSALGTSCSGCTDGAVAINNIVTNSNWNVQWTPQLGTLSGDSLIQMPGGTYTICLTDTAGCIRCDTITVPEDPTAILLLQGRAYDWTLHPNPAVDIISIESDLGTPLPQLEARIHSLTGQELDHQALERSKATDMDIRKLTAGIYFVSIFTSGRLISTKRLVIIK from the coding sequence ATGCGGACACTAACTACCAGCTTCCTTCTTTTTTTTCTTTGCACATCGGCACTTGCTCAATTCAGTCCGGAACACGACCCACATCGAGGCATGTATGTGGATCGCTTTTGGAAACAGAAGTGGAACAGCAATACTGAAGTTGATCCAACATTTTCCATCCTCACGGTTGACGAGGACCATGACGGTATTTTTGAGAAAGAAGACGCATTACTCCGGTATGCCGCTGAGAATCATATCACCTACCTGGCGCTGTATGACATTTACCGAATCCTGGGGCGTTCCTATACCGCGTGGAACGGTTCCACGCGTCGAATGGAGAACCTTGAAGACCACTTATGCCGGTTCATTAAAAAAGCGAAGGAGCAATACGGAATCACTCAGATTGGCCTGATCGGCGGATCGGATGTTTTCTTCGACAGCCTCGACACCTATATGGATCGATTCCCGCCGACTGCTCCACTCCGACTACCGGGGTCATTGAAAAACCGCCCCGGACTTCCGGCCATTCTAAAAAAATTGGAAGAGCCTTTGGTTGAAGGAGATCCCACAACACCCTTGGCGGAGCATCTTAAACTGATGCTGCGGGTTCAGCAATTCAACGAGTCCAATCCCTGCGGGGTTGATCTTGATGTTGTGAACATGGAGTATGAATTCTGGGGAAATTGCGCCACCGAGCTTCCCATCTTTACGGAGTACATCCAGGCAATGGATGCTTTCCGGGACCAATACGACTCCCTTCATACCGAACATCCGCTCATCACAGAAGCGTATGTAGCCTTTCTGACATATTGCAATTTCCCCAATGTCGTCGCCATCATGGACGGCTGTTCCAATTGCAGCCCGTGTCCGACTTGCAACAACCCGCATGAACCCCTGATCGATCGTGTACTCTATTCACAACAGATCATGCAGCCAAACTACTTCCTGCTCGCTGATCAAAGTCATTTTGAGGCCCCTACCAGTCAGGATAGCACCGACTTCCATCCACTCCTGTATGCGGAAAGCATTCAGACCGGTGGTGGCGCGGATTACCTCGGCGCCTGGTTTCCGCAATCCCCTTCCTTTACCATCTTCACCGCAGAATCCCGATACTACTCCGCCTGGCGGAATTATACTACAACGCCTTTTGGGCAACCACGACAGAACGATGTACAACGCGGCGGCGCCATGTGGTTCGCTTCATCACACATGATGGACTGGCTCGACCATCCAGTGATCCTTCAAAACCTCGGACCCTTTTGCACGCAAAGTGATACTCAGCAAGTGGAAATGAAATATTTCGGCCCAACCGAACCGGGTATCGGATACCGTTTCCACATCTTCCGAGACAGCGATAGCACAATCGTTTATCCTACCAATGGCAACCCGTTGGCGGGAATCACCCAACCCTACGAACCCTCAGTGGGAGGAAGTCGCGAGATCATGGCGGTTGATTTCTCAGACACGTTTCTCTTTCCTCGCATTCGTCTTGCACATGGCACATATACCAGTGTGCTGGAATTGGACTACGACTCTGCCTCGAATGCCGGATACACAGCCCGATATCCGGTAGTCGTATCCGATCAACCACAAATCGTCCTGATGAACGAACCTGAATTCTGCGCAGGTGGCTACTGCTACCTGGTCACCAATTCCGGTGGTAGTCAATACACCTGGACACGTGACAATATCGTCGTGAAATCAGGAACCGAATGGTGGGTGAAAGCCACAGAAGACGGTTATTATAAATGCGTCATCTCAGGGGCGCCAGGAAGTTGTTCCGGCACCACGGACTCGGTACGCATACAGGTCATGCCAATGCCGGTTGTTGTAGTGAATGCGCTTTGCAATGGAGATGGCACCGTTACACTTAAAACCGATATGCGTCCCGCCAACCCCAACTCTACCACCACGAGCGGACCCGGCGGAGTAACCTACAAATGGAATACGGGCGCGACCACCGATCAAATCACCATTACGCCCACATCCAGCAACACCTATCGGGTCCTGGTGACCGACCCTTACTCCGGTTGCAGTACTTATCGGGACTGCTACGTTGCAGCCCCTCCAAGCAATTCGTTTACACCGAATATCGTTGTGAACAGCGTGCCAACATCAGCTTGCTCATCCAATGGCTCGCTGACCGCAACCTTGTCGCCCGGAAGCTATCTAGGACAAACCGCCTATCTATGGAATACCGGACAAACCACACAAACCATCACGAATCTACCGCCCGGGACGTACATCGTTTCGATGAGTTACTGGAAAAGCGCCTGCACGTATTACGACACCGTTCAACTTGGAACACCTACGACTGGCGGGCCATCCATTAGCGAGGTGATTATTCCATCCGGTTGTTCGAATACTGCCAGTGGAAGTGTACAACTCATGTTGACCGGCGGCCAACCACCCTTCAGTTTCTTTTGGTTTGGGATACCTGCGGATGGAATCCACCACCCCGCCAACCAAGACCAATCGAACCTGTTTCCGGGTATTTATACAATTCGAGTCCGCGATGTCAATGGTTGTGAATTCTGGCATGAAGTAACGGTACCTTCCGGCAATTCAATAATCCGCGTTCAACCGGTTTCCATTCTTCCCAGTAGCAATTGCTTTAACAGCCCGAATGGGTCGGCGACTGTCAGTGCAAGCGGCGGCACCGGTCCATATCAATTCGACTGGAATGACCCACTGGGGCAACAAGGCGCTACGGCCGACAGCCTGGTAGCAGGAAGTTATTGGGTCACGGTTACGGATGCCAATGGCTGCACATCTTCTACCTTCATCGATATCCCCGCCACCTCCCTTCCGATCAACTTGACAGAACTTGCATCGGAATCCCTCCCCGCTACGTGTCAACCCGGAAACGATGGCGTGGCAGCGCTCGTTGTTCAAGGTGGCGTCGTGCCATATACTGTTAATAGTCCCTGGACGCTTGACACACTTGGAACCGCACGACTTACCGGTACGCCGGGAAACTATCCGATCCTTGTCACCGATGCCAATGGTTGTCAATTCACAGATACGATCACTATCCACACTACCGAACCACCCTCGTTCTCGCTGTCGGCGCTCGGTACCAGTTGTAGTGGGTGTACGGATGGCGCGGTCGCTATCAACAATATAGTTACAAACAGTAACTGGAATGTTCAATGGACTCCACAGCTTGGCACCCTTTCCGGAGACAGTCTCATTCAAATGCCCGGTGGAACCTATACGATTTGCCTGACAGATACTGCAGGTTGTATCCGGTGCGACACTATCACGGTACCGGAAGACCCCACGGCTATCCTTCTGCTTCAAGGCCGGGCATACGACTGGACCTTGCATCCAAACCCAGCCGTGGATATCATATCCATTGAATCGGACTTGGGCACACCGCTACCGCAACTTGAGGCAAGAATCCACTCCCTCACCGGTCAGGAACTTGATCACCAGGCACTCGAACGGTCAAAGGCTACCGATATGGATATACGAAAACTGACGGCTGGAATCTATTTCGTTTCAATTTTTACATCCGGACGCTTGATCTCCACGAAACGGCTAGTCATCATCAAGTAA
- a CDS encoding glycosyltransferase family 39 protein, producing the protein MNQDTRRNERLLIGLILTVAAIFRFYPFGEVSFSNDELSALIRTRYPSFSEMIRGGVYSDFHPAGVQSFLYCWTNLLGENAFLLRLPFIMFGLGSTWLIYRLGSRWFHAAAGLLAAAMFSVLEYSIIYSQLARPYAPGLFFCLLSTWYWTNLYEESLAGRIRRQTWIGWTLSMAVCTHLHYFSLVYAAALGLWGFTFIKGSWRPIYALTGLVIVLLALPEWTIFQEQLKTGDLGGWLGKPEPTWLFSFFFNVFNASWLLIDSLIVCFFTGWYVQRSRPVWNRFHNAVAFLFLFSFGLAFGYSLLRHPIIQYSTLFFVFPLLLLFFFSFTPNVFRQGTGLVLVVVLVLLGGGVSTALEKKFFRMPAYGVFKELADRTRVWSVDAPKPAVVVLNVINPDYLDYYFDQADWKPERVIYRPETAGELARLMVTLDSLQPQSVIYGWTNSFHPEELYFLLRERWPIMDQDEAFFNARISRFRKSKDIWPEPGSRALVWDFEQDEQAVYLPDSCFAKGKVERMISGREFSHTLECDLDSLHPSGYDVLHARCRFFSGAVPPDALLVVSIEKEKNNLAYFSATLSDWTIKTGKWQEAIISGVIPEGCTGGKVKAYVWNKGAGEWWLDDLALALTPAPYPYEKP; encoded by the coding sequence ATGAACCAGGATACGCGGCGGAACGAAAGATTGTTGATCGGGCTGATCCTGACGGTTGCGGCGATTTTCCGTTTTTACCCGTTCGGTGAAGTATCTTTTTCGAATGACGAGCTAAGCGCGCTGATCCGGACACGTTACCCTTCTTTTTCTGAAATGATCCGCGGAGGTGTTTATTCCGATTTTCACCCTGCAGGTGTTCAGTCGTTCCTGTACTGCTGGACGAACTTGCTCGGAGAAAATGCATTCCTCCTCCGTCTTCCTTTCATCATGTTCGGCCTTGGTTCAACCTGGTTGATTTACCGATTGGGAAGCCGATGGTTTCATGCCGCGGCAGGTTTATTGGCGGCGGCCATGTTCAGTGTCTTGGAGTACAGTATCATTTATTCTCAGTTGGCGCGACCTTACGCACCGGGTTTGTTCTTCTGCTTATTGTCGACCTGGTACTGGACCAATCTGTATGAAGAGTCCTTAGCAGGGAGGATCCGGCGACAAACCTGGATCGGATGGACGCTCTCCATGGCGGTTTGTACGCACCTCCATTATTTTTCGCTGGTCTATGCAGCAGCACTGGGACTTTGGGGTTTTACTTTCATCAAAGGAAGCTGGAGGCCGATCTATGCACTGACCGGTTTGGTCATCGTGCTCCTGGCGCTCCCGGAATGGACCATCTTTCAGGAGCAACTGAAAACCGGCGACCTCGGCGGTTGGCTGGGTAAACCGGAGCCCACCTGGCTGTTCTCTTTTTTCTTCAATGTATTCAATGCTTCCTGGTTGCTGATTGATTCATTGATCGTCTGCTTCTTCACCGGTTGGTACGTGCAGCGATCCCGACCGGTGTGGAACCGGTTTCACAATGCGGTCGCGTTTCTGTTCCTGTTCTCGTTTGGACTGGCCTTCGGATATTCCCTCTTGCGACACCCGATCATTCAATACTCCACGCTCTTTTTTGTTTTTCCGCTGCTCCTGTTGTTCTTCTTTTCTTTCACCCCGAACGTCTTTCGGCAGGGAACAGGCTTGGTGTTGGTCGTCGTCTTGGTGCTGCTGGGTGGTGGGGTAAGTACGGCCCTGGAGAAAAAGTTCTTCCGAATGCCTGCATATGGTGTCTTCAAAGAGTTGGCGGATCGGACCCGGGTCTGGTCGGTTGATGCGCCAAAACCTGCAGTGGTCGTCTTGAATGTGATCAATCCGGATTATCTCGACTATTATTTCGACCAGGCTGATTGGAAACCGGAACGGGTGATCTATCGACCGGAAACCGCCGGAGAGCTTGCGCGCCTGATGGTGACACTGGACAGCCTTCAACCCCAATCTGTGATCTACGGCTGGACCAATAGCTTTCATCCCGAAGAACTTTACTTCCTCCTGCGCGAGCGATGGCCGATCATGGATCAGGACGAAGCTTTTTTCAACGCACGAATTTCCCGGTTTCGTAAGAGCAAGGACATCTGGCCAGAGCCGGGTTCCCGGGCCTTGGTGTGGGATTTCGAACAGGACGAACAGGCCGTTTACCTTCCTGATTCCTGCTTTGCAAAAGGGAAGGTCGAACGAATGATCAGTGGCCGTGAATTCTCCCATACGCTGGAATGCGATCTCGATAGCCTTCACCCGTCCGGGTACGATGTGCTGCACGCCCGTTGTCGCTTTTTTTCCGGCGCCGTTCCACCGGATGCGCTGCTGGTTGTATCAATAGAAAAGGAAAAGAACAATCTGGCCTACTTCAGCGCCACGTTAAGCGATTGGACGATCAAGACCGGCAAATGGCAGGAGGCGATTATTTCAGGTGTCATCCCGGAAGGTTGTACGGGTGGCAAGGTGAAGGCTTATGTTTGGAACAAGGGAGCAGGGGAGTGGTGGCTCGATGATCTCGCGCTGGCCCTGACACCGGCGCCTTATCCCTATGAGAAACCCTGA